Proteins from one Sulfurovum sp. TSL1 genomic window:
- the nadC gene encoding carboxylating nicotinate-nucleotide diphosphorylase, translating into MLKERFLKALVAEDLGRGDLFSRISTSKPIRAYIIAKSDGVLAGQEYVDALAQMYDLTLEWEKSDGSRFGKGEKLLLISGDSKTILSLERSILDMVIHASSIATLTAKYVDALKDTGVKLLDTRKTRPLLREFEKYAVRCGGGINHRMGLDDCLMLKDTHLQTIEDLDVFMKEVRQKIPFTSKVEIECESLEMSKEAMKAGADIVMCDNMSTEETAKVVAYRNENFPHILLEASGNVTLETIEKIAGTGVDAISSGSIIHQANWIDLSMKVE; encoded by the coding sequence ATGTTAAAAGAGAGATTTTTAAAGGCTTTAGTGGCCGAAGACCTGGGGCGTGGGGACCTCTTTTCACGTATCAGTACAAGCAAACCCATACGGGCATATATCATTGCCAAGAGTGATGGTGTACTTGCGGGTCAGGAGTATGTCGATGCCTTGGCACAGATGTATGACCTGACACTGGAGTGGGAAAAATCTGACGGCAGTCGTTTTGGTAAAGGCGAAAAACTTCTTTTAATCTCCGGAGACTCAAAAACCATTCTGTCTCTGGAACGTTCTATTCTGGATATGGTCATTCATGCTAGTTCTATAGCGACTTTGACGGCTAAGTATGTGGATGCCCTTAAAGATACGGGTGTGAAGTTGCTTGATACAAGAAAAACAAGACCTTTGTTGCGTGAGTTCGAGAAATATGCCGTACGCTGCGGCGGGGGGATCAATCACCGTATGGGCTTAGATGACTGTCTCATGCTCAAAGATACACATTTGCAGACCATCGAAGATCTAGATGTTTTTATGAAAGAGGTACGACAGAAGATACCTTTTACTTCCAAGGTGGAGATAGAGTGTGAAAGCCTTGAGATGAGCAAAGAGGCGATGAAAGCAGGAGCAGATATCGTGATGTGCGACAATATGTCTACAGAAGAGACCGCGAAAGTTGTGGCATACAGAAATGAAAATTTCCCCCATATTCTGCTGGAAGCCAGCGGTAATGTAACCCTTGAGACGATCGAAAAGATCGCAGGTACCGGGGTCGATGCCATCAGTTCAGGCTCGATCATTCATCAGGCAAACTGGATCGATTTGTCTATGAAGGTGGAGTAA
- the nadA gene encoding quinolinate synthase NadA, which translates to MSIDFKAEINRLKKELNVTVVAHYYQRDEVFEMADITGDSLELARRCQADTNPWVVFCGVGFMGQSVKVIAPEKRVLMPKIACCAMARMMDGSYFDESVQYMVDRGIAKEDILPITYINSDASVKAKVGKMGGLVCTSSNAYKIIEKGLESGKKILFVPDRCLGQNFAIQMGLKSCVIGVEVDGKECDPKEADIICFNGFCSVHQLFTVDDVEFYRNKYPGIKIAVHPECDPSVVLAADFAGSTSQLIKYVNDLDPEQKVAIGTEYNLVNRMRKGNTYVLSSTKPECPTMNETTLEDLYNTLKSIEDNKPINEIVVDPDTIKYANVALERMLAIK; encoded by the coding sequence ATGAGTATAGATTTTAAAGCTGAGATAAACAGACTAAAAAAAGAATTGAATGTCACGGTAGTGGCACACTATTATCAGCGTGATGAAGTATTTGAAATGGCTGATATCACTGGGGACAGTCTTGAGTTGGCACGCAGATGCCAGGCAGATACAAACCCCTGGGTCGTTTTTTGCGGTGTGGGGTTCATGGGCCAAAGTGTCAAGGTCATTGCCCCTGAAAAACGTGTACTTATGCCAAAGATCGCATGCTGTGCAATGGCACGTATGATGGATGGCTCTTACTTTGACGAATCTGTACAGTATATGGTAGACAGAGGTATCGCCAAAGAGGATATACTGCCTATTACCTATATCAACTCTGATGCTTCGGTCAAGGCAAAGGTAGGGAAGATGGGAGGACTGGTATGTACCTCTTCCAATGCCTACAAGATCATCGAGAAAGGTTTGGAGAGCGGAAAGAAGATCCTTTTTGTGCCAGACAGATGTCTAGGGCAGAATTTCGCGATACAGATGGGATTGAAGTCCTGTGTGATCGGTGTAGAGGTAGACGGAAAAGAGTGTGACCCCAAAGAAGCAGATATCATCTGTTTTAACGGGTTCTGTTCTGTGCATCAACTCTTTACGGTAGATGACGTGGAGTTCTATCGAAACAAGTACCCGGGCATTAAAATAGCCGTACACCCAGAATGTGATCCAAGTGTCGTACTCGCAGCAGATTTTGCAGGTTCTACCTCACAGCTGATCAAGTATGTCAACGACCTTGACCCTGAACAAAAAGTAGCCATCGGTACAGAGTATAATCTTGTGAATAGAATGCGAAAGGGTAATACCTATGTACTCTCTTCCACTAAACCGGAGTGTCCGACGATGAATGAAACGACGTTGGAAGATCTGTACAATACACTCAAGTCCATAGAGGATAACAAGCCGATCAATGAGATCGTAGTGGACCCAGACACGATCAAATATGCCAATGTGGCATTAGAACGCATGCTGGCGATAAAATAA
- the plsY gene encoding glycerol-3-phosphate 1-O-acyltransferase PlsY translates to MDFLTNQNILLYLSAYLIAGIPFGYLLAKKFAGVDIKEAGSGNIGATNVLRVVKEQDPKLAKKLGAVTLFLDAIKGVVVILAAIMLGAPESVLWTIAVLAVVGHCFSAFLFFEGGKGVATGFGVLLIMMPIPALIAIVVWLVAAKGLKISSLSSLIGLVAFIIASYLIYPEVPGIGSHAPIWIIAFIIFYKHIPNIVRLFKKEEGKV, encoded by the coding sequence ATGGACTTTTTAACAAATCAGAATATTTTACTCTATCTCTCAGCCTATCTTATAGCCGGGATCCCTTTTGGATACCTGCTCGCTAAAAAGTTTGCAGGGGTGGATATCAAAGAAGCCGGAAGCGGGAATATCGGTGCGACCAATGTGCTTCGTGTGGTCAAAGAGCAAGACCCGAAACTGGCAAAAAAACTGGGAGCGGTCACACTCTTTTTAGATGCGATCAAAGGTGTGGTTGTGATACTCGCAGCCATAATGCTCGGTGCGCCTGAAAGTGTACTCTGGACCATTGCCGTACTGGCTGTTGTCGGTCACTGTTTTTCTGCATTTTTGTTTTTTGAAGGGGGGAAAGGTGTGGCAACCGGCTTTGGTGTACTGCTCATTATGATGCCTATTCCTGCGCTGATTGCCATTGTGGTTTGGCTGGTTGCAGCGAAAGGGTTAAAGATCTCATCACTCTCGTCACTGATCGGGCTCGTAGCGTTCATCATTGCCTCTTATCTCATCTATCCTGAAGTACCTGGTATAGGTTCCCATGCCCCTATCTGGATCATTGCATTCATCATCTTTTATAAACATATCCCGAATATCGTAAGACTCTTCAAAAAAGAAGAAGGCAAAGTCTAA
- a CDS encoding dihydroneopterin aldolase, which yields MTIHIEDLTFDVIIGLLDFERDRPQRVIINLQASYDYSDDQFIDYADMVLLIQNELKEKRYELLENALLGLKELLTITYPKLQTLSLKISKPDILAQCTVSLSKTWNF from the coding sequence ATGACCATTCATATAGAGGATCTGACGTTTGATGTGATCATCGGCTTACTGGACTTTGAACGGGATAGACCCCAGCGTGTCATCATCAACCTTCAAGCGTCTTATGATTACAGCGATGATCAATTTATCGATTATGCGGACATGGTACTGCTGATACAGAATGAACTCAAAGAAAAACGCTATGAGCTATTAGAAAATGCGCTTTTAGGCCTCAAAGAATTACTCACTATCACTTACCCGAAGCTGCAGACACTTTCACTCAAGATTTCAAAACCGGATATCTTGGCCCAATGTACGGTTTCCTTAAGTAAAACTTGGAATTTTTAA
- the hsrA gene encoding homeostatic response regulator transcription factor HsrA: protein MRILIIENEVTQSKTLSDTLTQEGYQSDVAENLDDARYFLQIRNYDLVLLGWPSGSDKNLDIISTIKTEAHKTSVIVLSEREDKESEIKALRSGADDFVRKPLDYDILLVRIEAKLRFGVSNIIEIEDLIINPEEEKIIYEGEEIELKGKPFEVLTHLAMHKDQIVSKEQLLDAIWEEPELVTPNVIEVAINQIRQKMDKPLDITTIETVRRRGYRFCFPKKIS from the coding sequence ATGAGAATATTGATCATAGAAAATGAAGTGACACAGAGTAAAACACTTTCAGATACGTTGACGCAAGAGGGTTATCAGAGTGATGTGGCTGAAAATCTTGATGATGCAAGATATTTTCTGCAGATCAGAAACTATGACCTAGTACTGCTTGGATGGCCATCGGGCAGTGATAAGAATCTGGATATCATCTCTACTATCAAAACAGAAGCACATAAAACCTCTGTCATTGTTCTTTCTGAACGGGAAGACAAAGAGAGTGAGATCAAAGCACTTAGATCCGGTGCCGACGATTTTGTCAGAAAACCTCTTGATTATGATATTTTACTGGTACGTATTGAAGCGAAACTACGGTTTGGTGTTTCTAACATTATCGAAATCGAAGATCTTATCATTAATCCTGAAGAAGAGAAGATCATCTATGAGGGTGAAGAGATAGAGCTCAAAGGTAAACCGTTTGAAGTCTTGACACATCTAGCGATGCATAAAGATCAGATCGTCTCTAAAGAGCAGCTGCTTGATGCGATCTGGGAAGAGCCGGAGCTGGTTACACCCAATGTCATTGAAGTCGCCATCAACCAGATCCGTCAGAAAATGGATAAACCTTTAGATATCACTACGATCGAAACGGTCAGAAGACGTGGTTACAGGTTCTGTTTCCCTAAAAAGATCTCTTAG